In Lysinibacillus sp. 2017, the DNA window TATACCGAAATGTAGAGCGAGAATAAAATCGCCTTGCCCCCATAATACTTGAGCAGCTCCGATTAAAGCCTGTAAAATTAAGAAAAATAATGCCATGAACCCTAAGAATTTCACTTCACGAATATGTCCAAGTGCACGCCATGTCCATACAACTAATACAAGAATAAAGATGGAAACAGCACCTGTAATAAGGCGGTGTGAGAATTCAATTAAAACTTCGGATGTAATTTCTTTAGGAATTAAAGATCCGTTACAGTCTGGCCAATTTCGACCACAACCCAGTCCACTGTCTGTTTTTGTAACGAGAGCCCCACCCTGAAGAATAAGTAACATACCAAGCGTTGCCGCAACAGCAAACCATTTTAAATATTTGTAATATTTTTGTTGCATGAAGTGAACCCACCTACTTTAATAGTCAACATCGCTTATAAAAGCGTCTCTAGTTTAAGATGATAGCGAAAAAATGGTAAAAAAACAACTTATAACAATATTTACCCATATTCATTACCCAGTTTTTCACAAATTGTTCATAAATTCGTCTCCTATCCTTCACAAATATTGTAAGAAAATGCATTACTATATATATGTTGTTTTAGATTTCTGAACGCTTCGTCACATTTCAGATGTTGAATGTTGAAATTTCACGAAACGTATAGAAATTCGATCCAAATTTAGATATAGTTAATGGTAGCGGAATATGCTTACAAATTTGAAAGGAGAAGTTAATTTTAATCATGTATGGTTTGTAATGAATTAATTGGTTCATTACATGACTGAATTTTTGTAATATTTTCTTGCACTCATAAAGATTGGAAATTCAATTCAAACTTAATGGAAACTTACAAAATATAGTCATCAATTTGCTCTAATGAATATTTTTTTAATATTAATTGGAAAAGATAAACTCTTAGGGAGAGGATTGAAAGCATAGTTACATGACGAAATAGAGACTCCTTAATAACGTAAGCGAAATTTTGTAACTAATGGCATCGTTCGCTGCCAACATGTGGGGACACGCATTTAGATTAGTTAACATTTTTTTATCAGAAGGAAAGTAGCAATCTATCCGTTCGAATAGATTTCTAGCACTAATCCACTTTAAGTTGATATGGTGGATTGTTACATCGTTTTCTTTTGTGTTTTTCTAGTATGAATATTGTGTGAATAATATTCCGATGCTACTAATACCTGTTGGTTGTATAGAATGCTATTACTAACTGTACATTCCATACACAATACGAATCAATGTGAACTAATCTGAAAGCAATACGTAGCATTTATACAACGGAATTCTTTCTTTCGTAGTGCAAACTGCATAAGAATTCATATACAACATAACGTAGTCCTAGTTACACATGGAAAATACAACAAAGAAAGAGGGGTTTATTAAGCTATGATGAAAGGGCTTAAAAAATGGCGTTTATTCTCGCTATTAACAGTAATGACAGTTTTCCTTTCAGCATGTGGTGAAGATTATCTTTCAACACTTCGCCCATCAGGTCCAGTAGGTAAAGAGCAATTAAACATTTTATTATTATCTATTGTGATTATGGCATTAGTAGTAATCGTAGTATCTACTATCTACTTAGTTGCATTCTTAAAGTTCCGCCGATCAAAAGTTGGCGAGAACCATATGCCAAAGCAAGTGGAAGGAAGCCACACATTAGAAGTGATTTGGACAGTTATTCCGATTGTATTATTACTAATCTTAGCTGTACCGACTTTAAACTCTACTTATAAATTTGCAGATGTTGCTGCAATGGATGAAGTAGATGAAAACGGCAACAAAACAGCACTTACAGTAAATGTAACGGCAAAATTATATTGGTGGGAATTTGAGTATCCAGAGCAAGGTATTATTACTGCGCAAGAATTAGTAGTACCAACTGGTGAAAAAGTATACTTCAATTTAATCGCAGCTGACGTAAAACATTCATTCTGGATTCCATCAGTAGGTGGTAAGATGGATACAAACGTTGACGGTATTAACAAATTCTACTTACAGTTTGACAAAGAATCATCTGATTTAAATGATGGTGAAGGCGTATTCTACGGTAAATGTGCTGAGTTATGTGGTCCTTCACACGCATTAATGGACTTCAAAGTTAAAACACTTGAACCAAAGGCATTTGATGCTTGGGTTGCAGCTATGCAAGCAACTGAAGGTGCAATAGCTGACAAAGAATCATCTGACGTAGGAGAAGCTACTTTTGCAAACACTTGCTTAGGATGTCACGCTGTATCAGCAGTAGCTGGTAACGGCATGGGTCCTAACTTAACAACATTTGGTGATCGTAACCGTGTTGCTGGTTTCTTGGATCACACAGTTGAAAAAGCGGCAGATTGGATTTATCAACCTTCAAAATACAAGCCAACTAATACAATGCCAGATAAACTTGTAAGCGAAGAAGAAGCAAAAGCAATTGCTGAATACTTAATGACATTATCTGTTGAAAAATAATTAAACAATTAAAGAGAAACTTTGAAGGAGGTTAAAGTTGTGAGCTCTGTTACACAGAAAAAGGGCTTTGGAGCACATGTATGGGACTATTTAACATCTGTCGATCATAAAAAGATCGCCATTATGTATTTAGCGGCTGGTACATTGTTCTTTGCAATTGCAGGTTTTGAAGCGTTACTAATGCGTATTCAGTTAATGTTCCCAGAAAGTACGTTCATCTCTGCAGGCCTATATAATGAATTA includes these proteins:
- the coxB gene encoding cytochrome c oxidase subunit II; translated protein: MMKGLKKWRLFSLLTVMTVFLSACGEDYLSTLRPSGPVGKEQLNILLLSIVIMALVVIVVSTIYLVAFLKFRRSKVGENHMPKQVEGSHTLEVIWTVIPIVLLLILAVPTLNSTYKFADVAAMDEVDENGNKTALTVNVTAKLYWWEFEYPEQGIITAQELVVPTGEKVYFNLIAADVKHSFWIPSVGGKMDTNVDGINKFYLQFDKESSDLNDGEGVFYGKCAELCGPSHALMDFKVKTLEPKAFDAWVAAMQATEGAIADKESSDVGEATFANTCLGCHAVSAVAGNGMGPNLTTFGDRNRVAGFLDHTVEKAADWIYQPSKYKPTNTMPDKLVSEEEAKAIAEYLMTLSVEK